AGATGTCTGTCCACGATGAGTCTTTGGGTCTGTTCAAGGTttttgcctgttaaagggaaggtttcccttgcctccattgctcttgtgggacaaatTCGgttctttccctgctacacctgtaaagtaaattgagataactttctgttatgatctggcaccccagaaataaaaatgaaatgaattgaacTGTAGAAGAGAATGCAATCAGCAGACAAATCTGGCTTGTATTCTAGGTTGTTACCATGCCTGAGTACCTGAAGAAGAGATTTGGAGGGCAGCGTATTCGCATCTACCTCTCTGTGCTTTCCCTCTTCCTCTATATTTTCACCAAGATCTCAGTAAGTGACGGTGACGTCTTGTCTTAACTCCAAGCGATGTTCTGTATCCCGACCATTAAACATTATGCAtttctcctctccctttccctcaGGCAGACATGTTCTCTGGTGCCATTTTTATCAACCTGGCTCTTGGGTTAAATATCTACCTTGCTGTTATCATGCTACTATTGATTACTGCGCTGTACACTGTAACAGGTCTGTCCACTCCGGATCTCCTTTACAGCATCAATGGTGTCATGACTGGGAGTAAAGTCTTGTCAAGCACATATGTTGATATGTAGACAAGTGCATTTCCTGGTCAGGTTATCTGCTGTGTGTTATTGTGACGATTAATTACCCATGGACTGTGATAACGAGGAAATAaccttctgctgctgtttcgTAATAGTACATCCACGCCTGAACTTTAGATTTGCACAACTACAACAGTGAAAGAGCACTTGCATAATACCTCATGATGTTGAATACCTCATTTGGAGTGATTAACTGGCTCATGCACATAGAATTGTGCAATATGTTTACTAATAAACATTGatgacattaaaatgtgttgcttttgagTGACATATATCACTGATTGTATCTCAGGTGGATTGGCTGCAGTGATCTACACTGACACATTACAGACATTCATCATGGTTGTTGGATCATTCATCCTTATGGGTTTTGGTAATATGGCATTTCCCTTGTAATCCTTATTGCAATCCTATTTATTTCAGAGAGCTCTTTCTGCAAAAACTGATTCTGTGTAAACACCAAACTGTTGAGTGATGCATGTCTCCTATCTTTAGCTTTCAATGAAGTGGGAGGCTTTGAAAACTTCGAAGAGCGCTACATGCTGGCTGCCCCTTCCGCCATAGCTAACATCAGTGCGAGCTGCTATGAGCCTCTGCCGGACTCCTTTCATATTTTCAGGAATGCAATCACAGGAGACCTGCCATGGCCCGGCCTCGTGTTTGGACTCACCATTCAGGCCACCTGGTACTGGTGCACTGATCAGGTCAGCTATGAAATGGATAGAACTGTTGGGCGTGACCACTGGAACACTTTACTTGTGCTATCTTAATGCAACCTATAAGAAGAGACAAGCAAACAATGGCTatcaacacacattaaaaatgGATTCCCAGTTCTCACACACCTGTACACACATTAACACGCCGTTATCTTGTGTTCTGGTGGACTGACAAGCTTTTAGTCAGACCTTAATGCACTGAGAAACCCTGAGATAAGACTAAAAGGCAGAGTGATCCTGATCACAGTCCAGGATGAGATGTTAATTCAAATGCTAATTCCCATAAACATATGGTCAGCCAAGTATATCCCTGTTTAGTTAAcgaaaaaaaatatcagaagaTATATCCAAATGCAttggaatttatttttttcacatttttcaaCTAATTTTCTGACCGTTTCCCATTCCATGCTGTATTCCTGCAGGTGATTGTGCAGCGTTGCCTCTCAGGCAAAAATTTATCACATGTTAAGGCAGGGTGCATCTTATGTGGATACCTGAAGCTGCTGCCCATGTTCCTCATGGTTTTCCCTGGGATGATCAGCCGGATCCTCTACACCGGTAAGCCTGTTGTTAGCACTTCTATGATGCAGTGGTGGATTTGAATGTTTCCTGATCCCCTGTTGATCTTATTCCGGTTATTCCAGATGAGGTGGCGTGCGTGGAACCAGAAGAGTGTAAAAAATATTGTGGGGCCAGTGTGGGCTGCACCAACATTGCTTATCCTAAACTGGTGTTAGAACTCATGCCCGATGGTGAGTGACTAAAGATCTCTGCTTTATATGCTTCCCCTGAGTGAATCTgttcaacattttatttcaggtCTCAGAGGTCTTATGCTGTCGGTGATGATGGCGTCTCTGATGAGCTCACTTACCTCCATCTTTAACAGCGCTAGCACTCTGTTCACAATGGACATCTACACTAAAATCCGCCACTCAGCCTCCGAGAGGGAGCTCATGATTGCCGGCAGGTAAAACATATTCAGGGTTCAGTTTGATGGCAAGGATTTCTGATGGTGGTTCTTATGTGCCTCTATCTCCTCTTGCTTGTGCCTGACTATGTACAGAGTGTTCATCTTGGCCTTGATTGCTGTGAGCATCGCATGGATCCCTGTGGTGCAGTCAGCCCAGAGTGGTCACCTCTTTGACTACATCCAGTCCATCACCAGCTACCTCACACCTCCCATTGCAGCTGTCTTTGTACTTGCCATCTTCTGCAAACGTGTCAATGAGACTGTGAGTTTCCAtcacaatcatttatttacaaacacaattaaaattcTGTGCAATCAGCTGTCCAatgtggattgggtggcagtcAACTGCAGGGGGCTCGACGACCCAATCTTTGGACATGGGTCGTCGGAGCTTGTGCGGGAGATTGAAAGGTACCGTCGAGATATACTTGGCctcacctccacccacagcttgTTCTCTGGAACCCAACTGGACTACATTTCTCTGCCATTGCCCGTGGTGAGAGACGGCGAGCTGGTGTGGACTTGCTTATAGCTCCACAACTCAGCCGCCTTGTGTTGGAGTTTACCACATTGAACAAGAGGGTCCCTTCCCTGAACTTCTAGATTTGGGGAGAGGTGTCTCACTGTTGTTTTGGCCTACAGGCCAAATGGCAGTGCAGATTACCCGGCCTTCTTGGAGTCTTTGGGAGGGGTACTGGATAGTGCTCCGACTGGGGATGCCATTGTTCTTCTGGCGGATTACAACACTCAACATGTGGTTAGTCTCAACCGAcaatgtgtatttttctttcatcagggTGCATTCTATGGCCTCGTTATTGGCCTGGCTATAGGCCTGTGCAGGATGATTGCTGAGTTTGCCTATGGGACTGGGAGCTGTGTTAACCCCAGTAACTGTCCCACCATCATATGTGGAGTCCACTATCTCTACTTCTCCATCATCCTGTTTGTTGCGTCCTGTATCATTATCCTGGGAGTCTCTCTCATGACCAAACCCATCGCTGACAAGCATGTAAGTAATGAGACTGGATAGATCATTGCTTTCATAAACATGGAGGTTCACTGGGAGTCACTGCAATAAATAACTCCATAAAATGTTAGTCTCAACCCGTAGATTGTTTCTTTTCTAGTTGTACCGACTGTGTTGGAGCCTGAGGAATTGTACAGAGGAGAGGGTGGACCTTGAACTGGACGATTGGGTTAATAACCAACAAGATTCCAACCAAACTGACATAGAAGGTAATTGCAAGACATAGAGTAAAACATGCTTACAGGCATTTGCAAGTGTACTTATGCATAATCAAATCCATTTTATCATCTTTGTGCATTCCAACACAGAACCCGTGGAGGAGCCAGGATTGTGCAAGAAGGCGGTGATGAGCTTCTGCGGCCTGGAGCAGAATAACACCATGAAGCTGAGCgaagaggagcaggcaaagctgcaggagaagcttACAGACACCACAGAGGTGCCGCTATGGAGGAACATCGTCAACGCTAACGCTCTCATACTCCTCTGTGTTGCTGTTTTCTGCCATGGCTTTTTTGCTTGAAGAAGCCCAACTTAGGATCTGAGATACAATCATCTATGTTTAAGTGGATTATAAAGAAATTGATGTGAATATATGATCCATTTCTCTCAACATTCCAGAACAAATCTGTATATTTTATCCTacatataaaaatgtatttcacaaATATATACTACTGAACTCATCCAGGGcattattatgtttttgtcaAGTATGTGATTCTCAATAAATTAAGGTACatagtttttcattttttgttagCTTTGTCATTTAGCAGTGGTAGTAAACCATGAGGAGAGTCAGGAAGCCCCTTTGAATATGATATTTGCAGATGAtagtgatctgcagtgagagcagggagcaggtaggaggatttagagaagtggaggtcttctttagaaaagaggaatgaaggtgagcaggagtaaaagagagtacatgtgtgtaagtTTATCTAAGGCTGGAAAGTTactgaggaaaataaataatctcagCCCCAAACCACTGG
The nucleotide sequence above comes from Brachionichthys hirsutus isolate HB-005 chromosome 19, CSIRO-AGI_Bhir_v1, whole genome shotgun sequence. Encoded proteins:
- the LOC137908523 gene encoding sodium/glucose cotransporter 1-like, giving the protein MAQDNFGLSLIRSSKKNDTSINNPADISVIVIYFVVVLGVGIWAMLRTNRATVGGFFLAGRSMVWWPIGASLFASNIGSGHFVGLAGTAAASGLAIGAFEWNALIVVVFLGWLFVPIYIKAGVVTMPEYLKKRFGGQRIRIYLSVLSLFLYIFTKISADMFSGAIFINLALGLNIYLAVIMLLLITALYTVTGGLAAVIYTDTLQTFIMVVGSFILMGFAFNEVGGFENFEERYMLAAPSAIANISASCYEPLPDSFHIFRNAITGDLPWPGLVFGLTIQATWYWCTDQVIVQRCLSGKNLSHVKAGCILCGYLKLLPMFLMVFPGMISRILYTDEVACVEPEECKKYCGASVGCTNIAYPKLVLELMPDGLRGLMLSVMMASLMSSLTSIFNSASTLFTMDIYTKIRHSASERELMIAGRVFILALIAVSIAWIPVVQSAQSGHLFDYIQSITSYLTPPIAAVFVLAIFCKRVNETGAFYGLVIGLAIGLCRMIAEFAYGTGSCVNPSNCPTIICGVHYLYFSIILFVASCIIILGVSLMTKPIADKHLYRLCWSLRNCTEERVDLELDDWVNNQQDSNQTDIEEPVEEPGLCKKAVMSFCGLEQNNTMKLSEEEQAKLQEKLTDTTEVPLWRNIVNANALILLCVAVFCHGFFA